A region of Chelonia mydas isolate rCheMyd1 chromosome 7, rCheMyd1.pri.v2, whole genome shotgun sequence DNA encodes the following proteins:
- the SLC3A2 gene encoding 4F2 cell-surface antigen heavy chain isoform X2, which yields MSQDTEVDMKEVELNEMEPEKQPMTGSPGTLGEKNGMVKVPKEDGEADAGTKFTGLSKEELLQVAGTPGWVRTRWALLILFWLGWLGMLAGAIVIIVQAPRCKELPPQEWWHKGGIYRIQALEAFQDSNGDGIGDLAGVEQRIDYLSSLKVKGLVIGPIHINTPDNLTSTDLQTVDPRLGTKETVAKLLEAAKKKSLKVILDLTPNYRGQMSWFSPETPPNSDFQSKMKAALKFWLELGVAGIQMEGVEQLNDSQLLGEWKNLTSQYSSDGNARVLIAWTGQQDSRQIFSLLNETSADLLVSPYLLRLELEPTGQKVENAIRAYIQAAGEKWPSWSVGGPRRHMASLVKERLLRLYHMLLFTLPGTPFTNYGDEIGLQEPPGQSSVSRMQWNNSANFGFSSKFFPQGGDSSGSNITVEAQSGNSSSLLSLFRHLSELRGKERSLLHGEFMMLPRLVQDVCVYLRSWDQNKRFLVVLNFAGTRSTVTISHSLLPPEATVELSTDPQRQGGQLALKDLTLESSEGLLLHFPYVA from the exons ATGAGCCAGGACACAGAGGTGGATATGAAGGAGGTGGAGTTGAACGAAAtggagccagagaagcagcccatgACAGGCTCCCCCGGCACCCTGGGCGAGAAGAACGGGATGGTGAAGGTGCCCAAGGAGGATGGTGAGGCAGATGCTGGCACCAAGTTCACGGGGCTCTCcaaggaggagctgctgcaggtaGCGGGCACTCCAGGGTGGGTGCGCACCCGCTGGGCACTGCTCATCCTCTTCTGGCTGGGTTGGCTGGGCATGCTGGCAGGGGCCATCGTCATCATCGTCCAAGCTCCCCGCTGCAAGGAGCTGCCTCCCCAAGAGTGGTGGCACAAGGGGGGCATTTACCGCATCCAGGCACTGGAGGCCTTCCAGGACTCGAATGGCGATGGAATTGGGGACTTAGCAG gggTGGAGCAGCGCATCGATTACCTGAGCTCCCTAAAGGTGAAGGGGCTGGTAATTGGCCCCATACATATTAACACCCCTGACAACCTGACTAGCACGGACCTGCAGACAGTGGACCCCAGGCTCGGCACCAAGGAGACCGTTGCCAAGCTGCTGGAGGCCGCCAAGAAGAAGA GTCTCAAGGTCATCCTGGACCTGACCCCCAATTACCGTGGCCAGATGTCCTGGTTCAGCCCGGAGACCCCCCCCAACAGTGATTTCCAGTCTAAAATGAAG GCGGCGCTGAAGTTCTGGCTGGAGCTTGGCGTGGCAGGGATCCAGATGGAGGGAGTAGAGCAGCTCAAT GACTCTCAGCTTCTGGGGGAGTGGAAGAACCTCACCAGCCAGTACAGTTCTGATGGCAATGCCAG GGTGCTGATCGCCTGGACGGGCCAGCAGGATTCCCGGCAGATCTTCTCCCTGCTGAATGAGACCAGTGCTGACCTTCTGGTCAGCCCATATCTGCTGCGGCTAGAGCTGGAGCCCACTGGGCAGAAGGTGGAAAACGCGATCAGAGCGTACATCCAGGCTGCTGGAGAGAAGTGGCCCAGCTGGAGT GTGGGGGGCCCACGGAGGCACATGGCCTCTCTTGTGAAGGAGCGGTTGCTGCGGCTCTATCACATGCTACTTTTCACGCTGCCAGGGACACCCTTCACCAACTACGGGGATGAAATCGGGCTGCAGGAGCCGCCCGGACAG TCCAGCGTATCCCGCATGCAGTGGAATAATTCGGCCAACTTTGGCTTCTCCTCAAAGTTTTTTCCTCAAGGTGGGGACAGCAGCGGCAGCAACATCACTGTGGAG GCACAGAGTGGGAACAGCTCCTCACTGCTCTCCCTGTTCCGGCACCTGAGCGAGCTGCGGGGCAAGGAGCGCTCACTGCTGCATGGGGAATTCATGATGCTGCCCAGGCTGGTGCAGGATGTCTGTGTCTACCTGCGCAGCTGGGACCAGAACAAACGCTTCCTGGTGGTCCTCAACTTTGCTGGCACCCGCAGCACTGTCAccatctctcactctctcctgccTCCCGAGGCCACTGTGGAGCTCAGCACTGACCCTCAGCGCCAAGGGGGGCAGCTGGCCCTGAAGGACCTGACATTGGAGTCCTCTGAGGGGTTGCTGCTGCATTTTCCCTATGTAGCCTAG
- the SLC3A2 gene encoding 4F2 cell-surface antigen heavy chain isoform X1: MSQDTEVDMKEVELNEMEPEKQPMTGSPGTLGEKNGMVKVPKEDGEADAGTKFTGLSKEELLQVAGTPGWVRTRWALLILFWLGWLGMLAGAIVIIVQAPRCKELPPQEWWHKGGIYRIQALEAFQDSNGDGIGDLAGVEQRIDYLSSLKVKGLVIGPIHINTPDNLTSTDLQTVDPRLGTKETVAKLLEAAKKKSLKVILDLTPNYRGQMSWFSPETPPNSDFQSKMKAALKFWLELGVAGIQMEGVEQLNVSDWLVCVLGVRVVGWEVICGGDCITGLFLLQDSQLLGEWKNLTSQYSSDGNARVLIAWTGQQDSRQIFSLLNETSADLLVSPYLLRLELEPTGQKVENAIRAYIQAAGEKWPSWSVGGPRRHMASLVKERLLRLYHMLLFTLPGTPFTNYGDEIGLQEPPGQSSVSRMQWNNSANFGFSSKFFPQGGDSSGSNITVEAQSGNSSSLLSLFRHLSELRGKERSLLHGEFMMLPRLVQDVCVYLRSWDQNKRFLVVLNFAGTRSTVTISHSLLPPEATVELSTDPQRQGGQLALKDLTLESSEGLLLHFPYVA, from the exons ATGAGCCAGGACACAGAGGTGGATATGAAGGAGGTGGAGTTGAACGAAAtggagccagagaagcagcccatgACAGGCTCCCCCGGCACCCTGGGCGAGAAGAACGGGATGGTGAAGGTGCCCAAGGAGGATGGTGAGGCAGATGCTGGCACCAAGTTCACGGGGCTCTCcaaggaggagctgctgcaggtaGCGGGCACTCCAGGGTGGGTGCGCACCCGCTGGGCACTGCTCATCCTCTTCTGGCTGGGTTGGCTGGGCATGCTGGCAGGGGCCATCGTCATCATCGTCCAAGCTCCCCGCTGCAAGGAGCTGCCTCCCCAAGAGTGGTGGCACAAGGGGGGCATTTACCGCATCCAGGCACTGGAGGCCTTCCAGGACTCGAATGGCGATGGAATTGGGGACTTAGCAG gggTGGAGCAGCGCATCGATTACCTGAGCTCCCTAAAGGTGAAGGGGCTGGTAATTGGCCCCATACATATTAACACCCCTGACAACCTGACTAGCACGGACCTGCAGACAGTGGACCCCAGGCTCGGCACCAAGGAGACCGTTGCCAAGCTGCTGGAGGCCGCCAAGAAGAAGA GTCTCAAGGTCATCCTGGACCTGACCCCCAATTACCGTGGCCAGATGTCCTGGTTCAGCCCGGAGACCCCCCCCAACAGTGATTTCCAGTCTAAAATGAAG GCGGCGCTGAAGTTCTGGCTGGAGCTTGGCGTGGCAGGGATCCAGATGGAGGGAGTAGAGCAGCTCAATGTAAGTGACTGGCTTGTCTGTGTGTTGGGGGTGAgggttgtggggtgggaggtaatatGCGGGGGTGACTGTATCACAGGTCTTTTTCTCCTGCAGGACTCTCAGCTTCTGGGGGAGTGGAAGAACCTCACCAGCCAGTACAGTTCTGATGGCAATGCCAG GGTGCTGATCGCCTGGACGGGCCAGCAGGATTCCCGGCAGATCTTCTCCCTGCTGAATGAGACCAGTGCTGACCTTCTGGTCAGCCCATATCTGCTGCGGCTAGAGCTGGAGCCCACTGGGCAGAAGGTGGAAAACGCGATCAGAGCGTACATCCAGGCTGCTGGAGAGAAGTGGCCCAGCTGGAGT GTGGGGGGCCCACGGAGGCACATGGCCTCTCTTGTGAAGGAGCGGTTGCTGCGGCTCTATCACATGCTACTTTTCACGCTGCCAGGGACACCCTTCACCAACTACGGGGATGAAATCGGGCTGCAGGAGCCGCCCGGACAG TCCAGCGTATCCCGCATGCAGTGGAATAATTCGGCCAACTTTGGCTTCTCCTCAAAGTTTTTTCCTCAAGGTGGGGACAGCAGCGGCAGCAACATCACTGTGGAG GCACAGAGTGGGAACAGCTCCTCACTGCTCTCCCTGTTCCGGCACCTGAGCGAGCTGCGGGGCAAGGAGCGCTCACTGCTGCATGGGGAATTCATGATGCTGCCCAGGCTGGTGCAGGATGTCTGTGTCTACCTGCGCAGCTGGGACCAGAACAAACGCTTCCTGGTGGTCCTCAACTTTGCTGGCACCCGCAGCACTGTCAccatctctcactctctcctgccTCCCGAGGCCACTGTGGAGCTCAGCACTGACCCTCAGCGCCAAGGGGGGCAGCTGGCCCTGAAGGACCTGACATTGGAGTCCTCTGAGGGGTTGCTGCTGCATTTTCCCTATGTAGCCTAG
- the LOC102930460 gene encoding calmodulin-1 has product MADQLTEEQIAEFKEAFSLFDKDGDGTITTKELGTVMRSLGQNPTEAELQDMINEVDADGNGTIDFPEFLTMMARKMKDTDSEEEIREAFRVFDKDGNGYISAAELRHVMTNLGEKLTDEEVDEMIREADIDGDGQVNYEEFVQMMTAK; this is encoded by the exons atg GCAGACCAGCTGACAGAGGAACAGATCGCAG AATTCAAGGAAGCCTTCTCTCTTTTCGACAAGGATGGGGATGGCACCATTACCACCAAGGAGCTGGGTACTGTCATGAGGTCCCTAGGGCAGAACCCCACTGAGGCAGAGTTGCAGGACATGATCAATGAGGTGGATGCTGATG GGAATGGCACCATTGACTTCCCTGAGTTCCTAACCATGATGGCAAGGAAGATGAAGGATACAGACAGCGAGGAGGAGATCCGTGAGGCCTTCCGGGTGTTTGACAAG GATGGGAATGGGTATATCAGTGCGGCCGAGCTGCGCCACGTCATGACCAATCTGGGTGAGAAGCTGACAGATGAGGAGGTGGATGAGATGATCCGGGAAGCTGACATCGATGGTGATGGACAGGTCAACTATGAAG AGTTTGTACAGATGATGACAGCTAAGTAG
- the RPS6KA4 gene encoding ribosomal protein S6 kinase alpha-4 produces the protein MGDGAEEETVELRLTDANLTGHEEKVGMENFELLKVLGTGAYGKVFLVRKMTGHDMGKLYAMKVLRKAAIVQKAKTTEHTRTERAVLEHVRASPFLVTLHYAFQTGSKLHLILDYVSGGELFTHLYQRDHFTEEEVRIYAGEIVLALEHLHKLGIIYRDVKLENILLDSEGHVVLTDFGLSKEFLTEEKDRTFSFCGTIEYMAPEIIRSKSGHGKSVDWWSLGILMFELLTGASPFTLEGEKNTQAEVSRRILKCQPPFPTVIGPVARDLLQKLLCKDPKKRLGSGPSGAQDIKEHPFFKGLDWVELAARRVKAPFKPIVRSELDVRNFAEEFTRLEPVYSPAGTPPNLDRVFQGYSFIAPSILFNHNAITTDVLELALSGERPGSAAVARSAMMKDSPFFQLYDLDLKEAALGEGSFSVCRRCQQRQGGTEFAVKIISKRMEVNTQREVMALQLCESHPNIVKLHEVHHDQYHTYLVMELLRGGELLDRIKKKQHFSESEASQIMRSLVSAVSFMHDVGVVHRDLKPENILYADESEGAPVKVIDFGFARLRPSGSQPMQTPCFTLQYAAPELFTDEGYDESCDLWSLGVILYTMLSGQVPFQSSQEGGALTHAAEIMHKIKEGQFSLEGEAWRGVSEEAKELVRGLLTVDPSKRLKMSTLRYSEWLQDGSALSSTPLMTPDILESSGPAVRSGVNAAFMAFNKGKREGFFLKSVENAPLAKRRKLKMSSTGAEARRSSSSSSSGGSSSALPARPPRPKPPGRRHNPPS, from the exons ATGGGGGACGGGGCAGAGGAGGAGACGGTGGAGCTGCGGCTCACAGACG CAAACCTGACTGGCCATGAAGAGAAGGTTGGCATGGAGAACTTTGAACTGCTCAAGGTGCTGGGAACTGGAG CCTACGGAAAAGTGTTCCTGGTGCGCAAGATGACAGGTCACGATATGGGGAAGCTGTATGCCATGAAAGTGCTGCGCAAGGCTGCCATTGTGCAGAAGGCCAAGACCACGGAGCACACACGCACTGAGCGGGCCGTGCTGGAGCATGTGCGGGCATCGCCCTTCCTAGTGACCCTGCACTATGCCTTCCAGACTGGCTCCAAGCTGCACCTCATCCTGG ACTACGTGAGTGGGGGGGAGCTCTTCACCCATCTGTACCAGCGCGACCATTTCACGGAGGAGGAGGTGCGGATCTATGCCGGGGAGATCGTGCTGGCACTGGAGCATCTGCACAAG CTGGGCATCATCTACCGGGATGTGAAGCTGGAGAACATCCTGCTGGACAGCGAAGGGCACGTGGTGCTCACTGACTTCGGCCTCAGCAAGGAGTTCCTCACCGAGGAG AAAGATCGCACCTTCTCCTTCTGCGGCACCATCGAGTACATGGCCCCCGAGATCATCCGCAGCAAGTCAGGGCATGGCAAG tctGTTGACTGGTGGAGCCTGGGGATCCTGATGTTTGAGCTGCTGACGGGGGCCTCGCCCTTTACACTGGAGGGGGAGAAGAACACGCAGGCCGAGGTGTCCAG ACGCATCCTCAAGTGCCAGCCCCCGTTCCCAACTGTCATTGGCCCCGTGGCACGCGACCTGCTGCAGAAGCTGCTGTGCAAGGACCCCAAGAAACGCCTGGGCTCGGGGCCCAGTGGGGCCCAGGACATCAAGGAGCACCCCTTCTTCAag GGCCTGGACTGGGTGGAATTGGCTGCGCGGCGGGTGAAGGCTCCGTTCAAACCCATCGTCCGCAGCGAGCTGGACGTGCGCAACTTTGCCGAGGAGTTCACCCGCCTGGAGCCCGTGTACTCGCCCGCCGGGACCCCACCCAACCTGGACCGCGTCTTCCAG GGCTACTCCTTCATCGCTCCTTCCATCCTGTTCAACCACAATGCCATCACCACGGATGTGTTGGAGCTGGCGCTGAGTGGGGAGCGCCCGGGCAGTGCTGCCGTGGCACGCAGCGCCATGATGAAG gacTCTCCGTTCTTCCAGCTCTATGACCTGGACCTGAAGGAGGCAGCCCTGGGCGAGGGGAGCTTCTCGGTGTGTCGCCGATGCCAGCAGCGCCAGGGTGGCACCGAGTTCGCCGTCAAGATCATCAGCAAGAG gatGGAGGTGAACACCCAGAGGGAGGTGATGGCTTTGCAGCTGTGTGAGTCTCACCCCAACATCGTCAAACTACACGAGGTTCATCACGACCAG TATCACACGTACCTGGTGATGGAGCTGCTGCGGGGGGGTGAGCTCCTTGACCGCATCAAGAAGAAGCAGCATTTCAGCGAGTCAGAGGCCAGTCAGATCATGCGCAGCCTGGTGTCAGCTGTCAGCTTCATGCATGATGTCGGCGTGGTGCACCGGGACCTCAAACCTGAG AACATCCTGTATGCTGATGAGTCAGAGGGTGCCCCAGTGAAGGTGATTGACTTCGGCTTTGCCCGCCTGCGCCCCTCGGGCTCACAGCCCATGCAGACGCCTTGCTTCACGCTGCAATATGCCGCTCCCGAACTCTTCACTGACGAGGGCTATGATGAGTCCTGCGACCTCTGGAGCCTCGGTGTCATCCTG tacaCCATGCTGTCCGGACAGGTGCCtttccagagcagccaggagggtgGCGCGTTAACCCATGCGGCTGAGATCATGCACAAGATCAAGGAGGGGCAGTTCTCACTGGAGGGCGAGGCCTGGAGGGGGGTCTCCGAGGAGGCCAAAGAGCTGGTCAGAG ggctgctgACTGTGGACCCTTCCAAGCGGCTGAAGATGTCGACATTGCGCTACAGCGAGTGGCTGCAGGACGGCAgtgccctctcctccaccccgCTCATGACCCCCGACATCCTGGAGTCCTCAGGGCCTGCCGTGCGCTCAGGGGTCAACGCTGCCTTCATG GCCTTCAACAAGGGCAAGCGCGAGGGCTTCTTCCTGAAGAGTGTGGAGAATGCCCCCCTAGCCAAGCGCCGCAAGCTCAAGATGTCGAGCACAGGGGCCGAGGCCCGGCGCAGCTCCTCGTCGTCCTCCTCTGGCGGCTCCTCCTCAGCactccccgcccggcccccgcGCCCCAAACCACCTGGCCGCCGCCACAACCCCCCCTCGTAG